The nucleotide window TTCCCGTGGCTAAGAAGGGAAGCTGGTGCCTTGCGCACTGGCTTCCCTTTGCCGGTTTCGGGGGATACGGCTGCGGCTAAACTTGGTGCTCTCTTAACTTATCTGACCCATTGAGTAACGAATTAGTCATTAATTCTACTCAGGAAGGAGAACGGATTGCCCTGCTCCAGGATAAGCGGCTCATTGAATACCACTTTGACCGCAACGACACCAACTACTCCGTTGGTGACATCTTCCTGGGCACGGTCAAGAAAGTTATGCCCGGTCTGAACGCCGCGTTCATCGACATTGGGTATCAAAAAGACGCATTTCTGCACTACGGCGACCTAGGGGAGAACTTCCCTTCGCTGCTGAAGTGGAGCAGAGGCGTACAATCGCAGAAAATTACCGTCGGGGCGCTCAAGAACTTTCAGTTCGAAGGGCAGCTCGACAAAGTCGGCAAGGCCGCCGACGTCTTCAAGAAGGGCCAGCAGCTGCTGGTTCAGATTGTGAAGGAGCCAATTTCCACCAAGGGGCCGCGCCTAAGCATGGATATTTCCATGGCGGGCCGGTATCTGGTGCTGGTCCCTTTTTCGAATACGATTAGCGTATCCAAGAAAATCGTCAGCAAGACGGAGCGGGAGCGGCTCAAGCGGCTCATTGCCTCCATCAAGCCCGACAATTTTGGCGTAATCATCCGCACCGTGGCCGAAGGCCGGGAGGTGGCTGAGCTCGACCGGGATATGCAGAGCATGACGGCCAACTGGGAACAGCTCTTCCAGTCCTTGCGCGCGGCTAAGCCGAACGACAAGGTGCTGGGTGAACTGGGCCGCACCAGTTCCATGATTCGCGATATGCTCAACGAAAGCTTCGACTCCATTACCGTGGATTCGGCGCCGATGTATGAGGAGATGCGCAGCTACCTCCAGAAAATTGCGCCCGACAAGCTCGGCTTGCTCAAGCTTCACACCGGTAAGGTGAAAGTGTTTGAGCACGTGGGAATTGAAAAGCAGCTCAAAACGCTGTTTGGCAAGACCGTAACAGTGCCCGGCGGGGGCTATTTGGTGATTGAACACACCGAAGCCCTGCACGTTATCGACGTCAACTCGGGCAACAAGAGCAACCAGGAAAGTGACCAGGAGGCTACGGCTCTCATGATCAACATGCTGGCGGCTAAAGAGGTAGCCCGGCAGCTGCGCCTGCGCGACATGGGCGGCATCATCGTCGTCGATTTTATCGACATGAAGAGTGCCGATAGTCGCAAAAAGGTGGAGGATGCCGTGAAGGACATCATGAAGAACGACAAAGCGCGCTTCACGATTCTACCTATTACCAAATTCGGGCTGCTGCAGATTACGCGGCAGCGCGTACGCCCCGCCGAGAACATTGTGACCGGTGAAGTGTGCCCCACCTGTGGCGGCACGGGCAAGATTTCGGCCTCTATCCTCGTAACGGACGAAATCGACAACAGCATTGAGGACCTGCTGGTTACCCAAAACCAGTCGGGCATCACGCTGTACGTGCACCCCTTCCTGCACGCTTATTACACCAAGGGATTGGTGTCGAAGCAGATGAAGTGGTATTTGAAGTATTATAAGTGGGTCAAGATCATGAAGGATACGTCCTTGGGCTTGACCGACTACCGCATCGAGGATGAGCGGGGCGAGGAAATCGAGTTGCATTCCCCCGCCGCCGCCATGAGCCGCCTCCAGGACCGGGAGGTGGAAGAAATTACTGATTGACGGTTTTTCTGCGAAAACCTTCCTGATAAGAAGAAAGCCCCGTTGCTCGGCAAGAGCAGCGGGGGCTTTTTCATGTGGGGTGCGGTAGTTGACCTTAGAACTTCAGGCCTAAATCCAGGGCTATTTCGTTGTTTTTGAGCGTTACTTCCTGGAAGCCCCGCTCGTCTTCGAAATACTTGTCGATGTTGAACAGGCCGCGGTGGTAGGAGAAGCCACCGAATACCTTGGTGCTCTGGCCGAGCTGATATTCGACGCCGGCCCCAATCAGAGCCGAGGCATCGGGTACGATGAAGTGCTTGGAAGCTTCGGTTTCTTTACCCGTGGCGGCATCCGTATAGCGCTTCTCTCCATTGATGCGGTTGGCAATAGCGCCGCCCAGGGTACCGCCCAGCTGGAAATAGAGCTTGGTATCGGTGGCAATATCATTGGTAAACAGCTTGACGGTAACCGGCACTTCCAGGTACTGCAGGCCGATTTTCTGTTCCTTGGTTACCATCGAAGAGCCACCCGGAGAGCTGACATCCATATAGGAGATAGTGCCGCCCTTGCCAGTAAGCCATAAGCCGGAGCTGAAAGCGTAGTTCTGGCCAAAGAAGTAGTCGACTACCAGGCCGCCACCCAGGGTCACTTTGCTTTTTGCGTTCTGAAAGTTATAGGCCGTGGGACCATCAGCGCGCATGTACGCAACGGAGGGCGACAGTTTCAAGCCAATTTCTACCTGAGCGGAAGCCGTGCCGGCTGATGCACCCAGCACCAGCATTGCGAGAAGCAATTTTTTCATAATGAAGAGGAAAAGAGTCAGGCTTTAGACGAAAGACAGCCCCGCGGCGTTTCGTTTTGGCTATTTTCGCCCTAAAGATAGAAGCGTGACTTACATTCCTGCCTACCTCCGCCTTATACTGTTCTGTTTTCTGGGCTCCAGTCTGGTGCTCAGCAGCTGCACATCCAACGAAACCTGCTCGGCCGACCCGGAAGTGGCCAAAGTGCCGGTTACGGTGCAGATGGAACGGTTAGAGCAGCCATTCTTTCAGATCAAGAATGCAGCGGAAGCTAAGCAGTTCATGCGTCAGAACCCTACTTTCACTACCTATTTCCTGGGACGGAAGCAGTTTCCGTCGGAGGATGTCCTAGCGGAGAAATTGGTGAGTTTGTCCACCAACCAGGGCTTGCAGAAACTGGGGAAGGATTCGGAAGCTGCCTTTAAGGACACCAACGCGCTGCAGAGTCAACTTAAGCAGCTGTTTCAGCATGTACGCTACTATTTTCCGAATTTTTCGGTGCCCCCGGTAAAGACCTTCGTGAGCGGGCTCAGCCAGGACTTGTTCGTGAACGACAGCCTGATGGTGCTCAGCATCGACTTTTTTGCCGGTGCCAAGGCCAGCTACCGGCCCAACGTGCCCGAATACATCCTGCGCCGCTACGAGCCGGCCTATATGATTCCTACCGCGGCCTTGGCTATTTCCAGCAAGTACAACCAGAAGAAGCTCACCGACCAGACCATGCTGAGCGAGATGGTGCAGTTTGGTAAGTCGCTTTACTTCGCCGAAAAGGTGCTGCCCTGCACCGCTGATACCTTGCTCATTGGCTTTACGGGACCGGAAATGGCTAATCTGCAGTTCAACGAAGGCAAGGTATGGGCCCACTTTATTGAGAAAAATCTGCTCTACAACACCAGCCCGTTTACCATTCAGAAGTATATCGGGGAACGGCCCAATGTGCCCGAAATCGACAAAACTTGCCCCGGCCGGGTGGGAGCCTGGGTCGGCTGGCAGATTGTGCGCAAGTATATGGCTGAGCACCCCAACGTGACGCTGGCCCAACTGATGGCTCAGAAAGACCCGCAGCGCATCCTGAATGAGTCGCGGTACCGGCCGCGGCGGAAGTAGGTACCAGGGAAATAAACGGCGACCCAGTCGGCGTTTCGATCCTTCAGAGTTGGAGAATGAATTCTTAACTCGTCATTGCTAATTCCTAATTACTGCCCAGTGCACATTGCCGTTTTCAGCCAGTACCACACCAACCCTGACTGTCCGGCAACGAGCCGCCATTACTCCTTGCTGGCGCACCTGGCCAAGTCGCACCGCGTCACGCTCATTACCACTCGCACTTGGGAAAGCCAGCGCCTGACGCAGGAGTATCCGTGGCTGCCGGAAGGCGTGGAAATGCGGGCCGCCGAGGTGCCCTACGAAAACAGGATGGGTGTGGCTCGGCGGGTGCTGTCGTTTGGGCAGTATGCTGCTTACGCTGTGCGGGAAGGCCTGAAACTAGAGCGGCCCGATGTCATCTGGGGAATTTCCACCCCGCTGACAGCTGCCTGGGCTGCCGCGCAAGTGGCCAAGCGGCGTCAAATTCCCTGGGTGTTTGAGGTGCAGGATCTGTGGCCGTCCTTTCCCATTGCCATGGGCGCGGTGCCCACCCGTTGGGCCCAGAACCGCCTGTTTGCCCTCGAAAAAAGTCTGTACCAGAGTGCCCAGCATATTTTGCCTCTGTCGCCGGATATGACGCGCTACGTGCAGCAGTTGGGCTTTCCGACGAGCAAAATTACTACTGTGCTAAACGGTACCGACCTGGACCTGGCCGCCCAGGCCACGCCGGCAGCCGTAGCTAAACTGCAGGCCCAGTTGGGCTTGACTGGCAAGCAAGTAATTCTCTACGCCGGTACCTTTGGGCGGGCCAACGATATTCCAACGCTGGTGGCAGCGGCCGAAGCCCTGGCTCTGGTTCATCCCCAGGCAGTATGGCTGTTTATGGGTCTTGGGTTTCATGAGCCCCTGGTGCGGGCTGCTGCTTTGCGGTGTCCTGCCATTCGGCTGGTGCCGCCCCAGCCCGGCATGCCGTATTTAGCTGGTTTAAGCTGGCCGATGTTGCCGTCGTATCCTTCCTCGACCTTCCCGTGCTGGACGCCAATTCCCCGGCCAAGTTCTATGATAGTCTGGCCGTAGGTACACCGGTAGTCGTCACAAACCAAGGATGGACGAAAAAGCTGGTAGAACAGCACGGATGCGGCTGGTACTCCCCGCTGGCAATGCCCCGGCGTTGGTTGAACTGCTGGCTCAACTGCTGACTCAGCCCCAGCTTTTAGCAGATGCGGGCCTGCGTGGCCAAGAGGTAGCGGTTAAGGAGTTTGACCGGCAACAGATTGCGCAAACAATACAAGGAATCCTCGAAAGGAGCGCTGAAGTTTAAACCCTGGAGAACTAGTTTTATACTAAGTTGTACTGATTCGGCTGCAGTACTCAGATTTCCACAGTAGTAGCCGGATCTAAATCTGCTGCGCTGGGCTTGCCGAAGTGAGAAGCGTAGTACTTACAAAAGTCCTTAAGCGGGCAAATTCCGCACTTGGGCGTGCGAGCCACGCATACGTAGCGGCCGTGCAGAATCAGCCAGTGGTGGGCTTTCGGAATCAGCTTCTCGGGTATATACCGCACCAGCTCCTTTTCCACGGCTAGGGGCGTTGTAGCCTTTTGCGTCACCAAGCCCAGCCGGTGCGACACCCGAAACACATGCGTGTCGACGGCCATAGCGGGCTGATTGTAAATAACCGATACAATTACGTTGGCCGTTTTGCGGCCCACACCCGGTAGGCGCTGTAGTTCCTCAATCGTGCTGGGCACTTCAGAGTTAAATTCCTCCACTAGCAAACGGCCCAGGCCCGCTAGGTGCTTGGCCTTGTTGTTGGGGTAGGAGACGCTACGAATAAAGGGAAAGATGTCGTCGGCCGAAGCCAGCGCCAAGTGGGCCGGGGTCGGAAATTGCTCCAGCAGAGCCGGCATAATCTGGTTGACGCGCTTATCGGTACACTGGGCACTGAGTACCACGGCCACAATCAGCTCGTAGGGGTTGCCGTAGTGCAGCTCCGTTTTGGGCTCGGGAAAGTGGGTGGTGAAGTAGTCGAGGAACCGACGGAACCGCTCGGGCTTGCGCATGGCTGGAAGCAAATAAGCACTGGAAGAGCGGCAAAATAACGCCAAAAAAAGTCATCCTGAGCTCGACACGCTCTGCTTACTGTCGGCTGACCACTCTGAGAGTGGAAGCGTGGAACAGCAAGCGGGCTTGCAAGCTCAGGATGACGAGGAGTAATCTTTACCCAGCCTTGAGAAAGGTGCGGGAGTACTGTAAAATCGAATCGGTGGTACGCTTGCTAGGGGCACTTTTGAGGCCATCCAAGCAGCGCTGGGCTAAGAGGAGGTCGGCGCACACGGTGGCCAGTTCGGCGTCGTGGAGCAGGGCGCGCTCTACTTCCTGGTGCTCATTAGCCGGCAATTCGTTGTATACGTACCGGAGCAGTTTCTCGTGGGTAAAGGTTTTGATCATAGAAAACGGGTTGTGCGGCCATCTTCTTCCGCAGGTTAATCAGCGCGTAACGCATACGCCCCAGCGCTGTGTTGATGCTAACCCCCGTCGCGTCCGCAATTTCCTGAAAGCTCATGTCGCCGTAGTGACGCATGATGAGCACTTCTTTCTGCACTGCGGGCAGGTCCTGGATTAGCTCCCGAAGACGGGCGTGGGTTTCCTCACGGGTGATGGTAGCCTCCGCACCCTCTTCTGCCAACGACAACGAATTGAATGCATGACTTGTTGTGTCAAGATTCAATAAAGGACTGCGTTTTTCGCGGCGGAAGAAGTCAATCGCCAGATTATGAGCGATACGGCAAATCCAGGAAGAGAATTTTCCTTCCTCATTGTAGCGCCCACTCTTCATCGTGTGGATAGCTTTGATAAAGGTATCCTGCAGCAGGTCTTCGGCTACGTCCTCATCGCGCACGATTAGCATAATCGTGGTGAAAACGCGGCTTTTGTGCCGATCTAGCAATAGGGCAAAGGCATCTTCCTTACCGGCAATGTAAAGGGATATGAGAGCGGAATCGCTCGGCTGCAAGGTGTCCATAAAGGCTACGGGTTAGAGGAACGTAGAGCTTTAGGCCATAGAGTGCAGTTGCCGGTGAAATCGAGAAAGTTTCTGAAGAGCAGATGAAGTTTCCAAATGTAGAAAACGGCAACACCATTCGCAATGCATGGTTGCTTCAAAAGCAAAATAATTTTTGTCTTTTAAAACAAATCATTCAATAGCGTATATCAACTATTTCAAATTGAAGGATCTAACGAAAAAATTTATTGTTCCTTCATTCGTTAGCGCGGGCGTTTTAGCATAAAAAAAGCCCGCTTTTGCGGGCTTTTACACGAGTTATATTCTGGCTCAGCGCCGTAGCTGAGAATCGATGGTTTGCAGCTGGGTGTCGATAGAAGTGGCGGCCGGATTCTGGCCGACAGCGGCTTTGGTGCGCTCGGCCAGGCGGTCGGAGAGTTGCTGAAGCAAGACCATGCGTTGCTCGGTACGGCGCAGCTCGGTGGCCAGCCGCTGCGGTACCAGGGCAGGGCCGTAGCGGGCAGCTGGGTTTCGGTGGGCTGGCCGGTTACTTGCCGGGCACGCTGCTCAATAGCGGGGCCGACATCATGTCGTCGGTGAAGTTGACGATGGTACCCTGCAGGTTCACCGCCCTGCCCTCGGGCAGCATCTGCCGGGTGCCGTCCTTGCTGATCATAATCCCGTCGGGACGTACAACGGTGCCATTGTCCATGGTGACCGGAGCCGACAAGCGCGACATCTGGCCGGCCTGAATCCGCATGGTAAGGCCATTGCGGCGGGCTACCCCGTCTTTCAGCGCCGGGGCTGATGCAGAAGCTGTGGCGGTCGACGCCGGCGTAGTTTGGGCCAGGACGGGGGCCGCGGGTAGCAGCAGGCTGGCAAGGGCAAGGCAGGCAAGCGGAGCGTAGTGCATGGGGTGGGGTAGGAAGAAGGTCCGGAAAACCGGCCACGGCTGCCGGTACTGCTGCTGACGCGCTTTGCCCGGGAAGGTTACGCGTGGGATTCATGGGCGCGCCGCCGGGCCAGCCAATCGGCGGCCAGGCCTTCGTCGCTGAACAGGCGCACGTGGCAGTCGGCGTTGGAAACCAGTGGTGCCCCATTCTCCTGATCCACGTTGCTTAGGTGGGCCGGCGACATAAGAAACGCCAGGTACACGCGCCCGCCAAGCAGGCCCGTAAGCCGGGGCAGAAAGGTGGTCAGCACCCACTGGGTGGAATCTTCGCTGATGGTACCACGGCGGCGCAGGTCGAGCAGCCAGTAGCGCACTTTCTGGGGAGCCGCTACGCGTAGCGTGGCTTCGTAGCCCTGCTGCACTTCGGCGGGGCTTACCTGCCGCAACCAGCGGCCCAGCAGCGTGCCAAGGTCTTCGCGCAGGGTAAGCTCCACAAAATCGGCAACGGCAGTAACGGTTGGCACGGGCAGCGGCTAAAGGAGTGGATGGGTCTGAAAACCAGGCGGCACAGGGAAGTAAGATAAACAAATCGGGGAATTTTGTCAAACCCGGCAATCAGCTGCTGTATTGGTTGTAACGCGGTTTTAAGACCGTTGAATCGGCCGGCTGCCGGCTAGTTCCCAACCTGAGCTGTGACTTCGGGCCCCGGTTTCGGTTTACCTTTGCCCTGCTTCCTTCCACTGTTTCTGCTTTATGGCTGCTGATACCTCGCTCACGCCCCACGACCCGTACGCGGCGCTACGGATTCCTGATTTTCGTCGGCTTATTTCGGCCCGGGTGTGTTTTACGGTGGCTACCCGCGTGCAGGGGCTGGTGGTGGCCTGGCAGATATTCCGGCTCACCGGCGACCCGCTGGCGCTGGGCTTTATCGGGCTGGCCGAGGCGCTGCCCAGCATTGGCGTGTCGCTCTACGCGGGGCACGTGGCCGACTCGGTAAAGCGCAAGAACATCATCATCGTGACCGTGACGGTGCTGCTGCTGTGTGCGGCGGCACTGTGGGCTTTGTCGTCGCCGGCGGGGCTGCCCTTGCTGGCCAAAGGCTCCTTGTACACGCTGCCGCTCTACGTGGTCATCTTTATCAGCGGTATTGCCCGGGGCTTTCTGGGGCCGGCTTTGTTCTCGTTTATGCCCCAGCTGCTGCCTAGCCGAGATAAGCTGGCCAACGCCATTACCTGGAACAGCACCACCTATCAAGCTTCGGCGGTGCTGGGCCCGGCCATCGGCGGCTACCTGGTGGCCCACCTGGGCGTGGCCAACTCCTACGCTGTGGCCACTGGGTTGCTGCTGCTGGCCCTGGTGCAGTTTGCTGGCATTGCGTCGCGGCCCCTGCCGCCGCGCGAGGGCGAGAAGCTGAGCCTGCAAGAAAGTGTGCTGAGCGGACTAAAGTTTATTTTCAGCAACCAGCTCGTGCTGGCGGCCCTGGCGCTGGATATGTTTGCGGTGCTCTTCGGTGGTGCCGTGGCCCTGCTGCCAGTGTTTGCGGTGGATATTCTGCACGTGGGAGCCGCCGGCCTGGGTCATTTGGAAGCCGCACCCGCTGTAGGCTCAGTACTGATGGCCGTGGCCCTGACTTATTTCCCCCTGAAGCGGCACGCCGGCCGCAAGCTGCTGTGGGCCGTGGCGGGCTTCGGGGCCGCTACCATTGCCTTTGCCTTGTCTACCAACTTCTGGTTGTCGTTGGGCCTGCTGTTTCTGACCGGCGTCTTCGACTCGGTGTCGGTGATTGTGCGCTCCACGCTGATTCACACCTTTACGCCCGAGTACATGAAGGGGCGCGTATCGGCCGTCAACAACATCTTTATCGGTTCCAGCAACGAAATAGGGGCCTTTGAGTCGGGAGCGGCGGCCAAGCTGATGGGCGTGGTGCCCTCGGTGGTATTCGGCGGCATCATGACCATTATCGTGGTCTTATTCACCACCTGGCGGGCCGATAAGCTGCGCACGCTGGACATGACGCCCAAGAAGCCGGAGCCCGAACCAGTGGCCTAGGCCCAAATTATATAGCATAAGTATGTGATAAGAGCGTAGTGGAAACACTATATACTGTAGCTTTGCGCTTGAATTAGGCCGCTTTTGGCAGATTATGGCTTTGCGGCCGCCCCGCGCTATGGCTACTTCCGATGCTACAGATGCTTTAGAAGTCCGGCTTGCCCACCTGCGGGCTACCGACGCGGAAGCCTTTATGGAGGTGCTGTTCCGGGAATTCTACCGGCCCCTGGGCACGGTTATTCAGCGGGTCGTTAAAGACAAGGAAGCCACCGAAGACCTGCTGCAGGACGTGTTTTTGCGCATCTGGAACGGGCGCGACACGCTGGTTATCAGCACCACGTACCGGGCTTACCTGTACCGGGCAGCCTTGAACGCCGCTTTGCGCTACCAGGAGCGGGGCCAGCGCCAGGTAGCCTGGGACGACGCTCCCGCCACAGCCGAGCCGCGCGTTGATAATGCCCTGCACACGCTCTACCAGCAGGAAGCGGAGGATTCGGTGGAAGCGGCCCTTGCTCACCTGCCGCCCCAGTGTCGGACCGTGTTTACCATGAGCCGCTACGAGGAAATGAGCTACCAGGAAATAGCCGATGCCCTCGAAATTTCCCCCAAAACTGTCGAAAATCAGATGGGCAAGGCCCTGCGCATTTTGCGGCAACAGCTCAGCGGCCTGCTCAAGAATCTGTATTCTTTCCTGCTGTAAGGCCCGCTAGAAAATATTTTTTGATGGGGCGTAGGGGTAAGGTCCGGGTCGTGGATCAAAGAGAGGAAAGCAACATTTTCTCTGACCCGAAACCTTACGCTACGGCTATGAAAAACCTTCTCTACTTCGGCTTCCTAACCCTCACCCTCGGCCTGACCAGCTGCGACTGCGACGACGTCTTCCCCGACAAAGTAACCGGCAGCGGCCCGGTAGTGACCGAGAACCGGACCGTGACCGACTTCTCCCGCCTGGAGCTTTCGGTGAATGCCGAGGTGTTCCTGACTCAGGGCTCCAGCCGCTCGCTGCGGGTAGAAGCTCAGCAAAACATTCTGAACGTGCTGCAAACCAACGTGAGCGGCGAGCGGCTGGCCATCAACTATGGTCGGGTAAACGTGCGCCGCCACGAGCCCATCCGGGTGTACATCACCACGCCAAACCTGAGCAGCGTGCATGTGTCGGGCTCGGGCAGCGTGGTGGGGCAGAATGCCTGGCGCATCGACGACCTGGGGCTGAGCCTCTCGGGCTCGGGCGGCATTAATCTGGGGTAGTAGGAGCCCGCAACCTGCGCACCGACATCTCCGGCTCGGGCACCGTGCGCCTGGCCGGTGATGCCGCCCGCCACGAGATGCACCTGAGCGGCTCGGGCGCAGTAGAAACCTTTCCGCTGACCGTGCAGGCCGCCGACGCCAGCATTAGCGGCTCGGGCAGCACCCAGGTTACGGCTGCCGAAACGCTCAATGCCAGCATTAGCGGCTCGGGCAAGGTGTACTACAAAGGTCGTCCC belongs to Hymenobacter cellulosilyticus and includes:
- a CDS encoding glycosyltransferase, producing MHIAVFSQYHTNPDCPATSRHYSLLAHLAKSHRVTLITTRTWESQRLTQEYPWLPEGVEMRAAEVPYENRMGVARRVLSFGQYAAYAVREGLKLERPDVIWGISTPLTAAWAAAQVAKRRQIPWVFEVQDLWPSFPIAMGAVPTRWAQNRLFALEKSLYQSAQHILPLSPDMTRYVQQLGFPTSKITTVLNGTDLDLAAQATPAAVAKLQAQLGLTGKQVILYAGTFGRANDIPTLVAAAEALALVHPQAVWLFMGLGFHEPLVRAAALRCPAIRLVPPQPGMPYLAGLSWPMLPSYPSSTFPCWTPIPRPSSMIVWP
- a CDS encoding Rne/Rng family ribonuclease; protein product: MSNELVINSTQEGERIALLQDKRLIEYHFDRNDTNYSVGDIFLGTVKKVMPGLNAAFIDIGYQKDAFLHYGDLGENFPSLLKWSRGVQSQKITVGALKNFQFEGQLDKVGKAADVFKKGQQLLVQIVKEPISTKGPRLSMDISMAGRYLVLVPFSNTISVSKKIVSKTERERLKRLIASIKPDNFGVIIRTVAEGREVAELDRDMQSMTANWEQLFQSLRAAKPNDKVLGELGRTSSMIRDMLNESFDSITVDSAPMYEEMRSYLQKIAPDKLGLLKLHTGKVKVFEHVGIEKQLKTLFGKTVTVPGGGYLVIEHTEALHVIDVNSGNKSNQESDQEATALMINMLAAKEVARQLRLRDMGGIIVVDFIDMKSADSRKKVEDAVKDIMKNDKARFTILPITKFGLLQITRQRVRPAENIVTGEVCPTCGGTGKISASILVTDEIDNSIEDLLVTQNQSGITLYVHPFLHAYYTKGLVSKQMKWYLKYYKWVKIMKDTSLGLTDYRIEDERGEEIELHSPAAAMSRLQDREVEEITD
- a CDS encoding MFS transporter, producing the protein MAADTSLTPHDPYAALRIPDFRRLISARVCFTVATRVQGLVVAWQIFRLTGDPLALGFIGLAEALPSIGVSLYAGHVADSVKRKNIIIVTVTVLLLCAAALWALSSPAGLPLLAKGSLYTLPLYVVIFISGIARGFLGPALFSFMPQLLPSRDKLANAITWNSTTYQASAVLGPAIGGYLVAHLGVANSYAVATGLLLLALVQFAGIASRPLPPREGEKLSLQESVLSGLKFIFSNQLVLAALALDMFAVLFGGAVALLPVFAVDILHVGAAGLGHLEAAPAVGSVLMAVALTYFPLKRHAGRKLLWAVAGFGAATIAFALSTNFWLSLGLLFLTGVFDSVSVIVRSTLIHTFTPEYMKGRVSAVNNIFIGSSNEIGAFESGAAAKLMGVVPSVVFGGIMTIIVVLFTTWRADKLRTLDMTPKKPEPEPVA
- a CDS encoding RNA polymerase sigma factor; protein product: MDTLQPSDSALISLYIAGKEDAFALLLDRHKSRVFTTIMLIVRDEDVAEDLLQDTFIKAIHTMKSGRYNEEGKFSSWICRIAHNLAIDFFRREKRSPLLNLDTTSHAFNSLSLAEEGAEATITREETHARLRELIQDLPAVQKEVLIMRHYGDMSFQEIADATGVSINTALGRMRYALINLRKKMAAQPVFYDQNLYPRETAPVRIQRIAG
- the nth gene encoding endonuclease III yields the protein MRKPERFRRFLDYFTTHFPEPKTELHYGNPYELIVAVVLSAQCTDKRVNQIMPALLEQFPTPAHLALASADDIFPFIRSVSYPNNKAKHLAGLGRLLVEEFNSEVPSTIEELQRLPGVGRKTANVIVSVIYNQPAMAVDTHVFRVSHRLGLVTQKATTPLAVEKELVRYIPEKLIPKAHHWLILHGRYVCVARTPKCGICPLKDFCKYYASHFGKPSAADLDPATTVEI
- a CDS encoding DUF6799 domain-containing protein — its product is MHYAPLACLALASLLLPAAPVLAQTTPASTATASASAPALKDGVARRNGLTMRIQAGQMSRLSAPVTMDNGTVVRPDGIMISKDGTRQMLPEGRAVNLQGTIVNFTDDMMSAPLLSSVPGK
- a CDS encoding RNA polymerase sigma-70 factor, producing the protein MATSDATDALEVRLAHLRATDAEAFMEVLFREFYRPLGTVIQRVVKDKEATEDLLQDVFLRIWNGRDTLVISTTYRAYLYRAALNAALRYQERGQRQVAWDDAPATAEPRVDNALHTLYQQEAEDSVEAALAHLPPQCRTVFTMSRYEEMSYQEIADALEISPKTVENQMGKALRILRQQLSGLLKNLYSFLL
- a CDS encoding DUF2807 domain-containing protein, which produces MKNLLYFGFLTLTLGLTSCDCDDVFPDKVTGSGPVVTENRTVTDFSRLELSVNAEVFLTQGSSRSLRVEAQQNILNVLQTNVSGERLAINYGRVNVRRHEPIRVYITTPNLSSVHVSGSGSVVGQNAWRIDDLGLSLSGSGGINLG
- the gldB gene encoding gliding motility lipoprotein GldB yields the protein MTYIPAYLRLILFCFLGSSLVLSSCTSNETCSADPEVAKVPVTVQMERLEQPFFQIKNAAEAKQFMRQNPTFTTYFLGRKQFPSEDVLAEKLVSLSTNQGLQKLGKDSEAAFKDTNALQSQLKQLFQHVRYYFPNFSVPPVKTFVSGLSQDLFVNDSLMVLSIDFFAGAKASYRPNVPEYILRRYEPAYMIPTAALAISSKYNQKKLTDQTMLSEMVQFGKSLYFAEKVLPCTADTLLIGFTGPEMANLQFNEGKVWAHFIEKNLLYNTSPFTIQKYIGERPNVPEIDKTCPGRVGAWVGWQIVRKYMAEHPNVTLAQLMAQKDPQRILNESRYRPRRK
- a CDS encoding porin family protein, whose amino-acid sequence is MKKLLLAMLVLGASAGTASAQVEIGLKLSPSVAYMRADGPTAYNFQNAKSKVTLGGGLVVDYFFGQNYAFSSGLWLTGKGGTISYMDVSSPGGSSMVTKEQKIGLQYLEVPVTVKLFTNDIATDTKLYFQLGGTLGGAIANRINGEKRYTDAATGKETEASKHFIVPDASALIGAGVEYQLGQSTKVFGGFSYHRGLFNIDKYFEDERGFQEVTLKNNEIALDLGLKF